One genomic window of Ruminococcus gauvreauii includes the following:
- a CDS encoding prolyl-tRNA synthetase associated domain-containing protein: MTELVHGRPGDAAGRLDKEIRTYDLLDQLGIPYERVDHEALATIDACGEVDEVLGVEICKNLFLCNRQQTDFYLLMLPGGKQFKTKDLSSRLGVSRLSFAKPEFMEEFLDITPGAVSVMGLMNDTKKRVQLVIDQEVLEHTEVACHPCVNTTSIKLSVRDLLGKFLPAVGHEAVCVKL; this comes from the coding sequence ATGACAGAATTAGTACATGGGCGGCCCGGGGATGCGGCTGGCCGTTTGGATAAAGAGATACGTACATATGATCTTCTGGATCAGCTGGGAATACCGTATGAGCGGGTGGATCATGAAGCACTGGCGACAATCGATGCCTGCGGGGAAGTGGATGAAGTACTCGGAGTGGAAATATGTAAGAATCTGTTTCTGTGCAACAGACAGCAGACAGACTTTTATCTTCTGATGCTGCCCGGAGGCAAGCAGTTTAAGACGAAGGATTTATCATCGAGACTCGGTGTATCCAGGCTGTCCTTTGCAAAGCCCGAATTCATGGAAGAATTCCTGGATATCACACCGGGAGCGGTCAGTGTGATGGGGCTGATGAATGACACAAAGAAGAGGGTACAGCTGGTGATCGATCAGGAGGTACTGGAACATACGGAAGTTGCCTGCCATCCCTGTGTAAATACGACGAGCATTAAACTGTCGGTCCGGGATCTGCTGGGAAAATTCCTGCCCGCTGTAGGGCATGAAGCCGTCTGCGTAAAATTATAG
- the pcrA gene encoding DNA helicase PcrA: MSIYDSLNPQQQEAVYCTEGPLLILAGAGSGKTRVLTHRISYLIEEKGINPWNIMAITFTNKAAGEMKERVEHTVTRGADSVWVSTFHSSCVRILRRYIDRIGYGTSFTIYDSDDSKSVMKEVCKTLNIDTKLYKERMLLSAVSSAKNEMISPEDYERNIGGEWSKKTIARAYREYQNRLKKSNALDFDDLLVKTVELFEKCPEVLEYYQERFRYLMVDEYQDTNTVQFRFVSLLAGKYRNLCVVGDDDQSIYKFRGADIGNILGFEKVFPDAKVIRLEQNYRSTQNILDAANEVIRNNMERKEKTLWTDNEKGYPVRFRQFLNAFEEAEFIAGDIRKLVREGDAAYKDFAILYRTNAQSRLFEEKFLMANIPYRLVGGVNFYARKEIKDLLAYLKTIDNAQDDLAVRRIINVPKRGIGAATLMKVQMYATERDMSFYEALEDEGISAAVGRSGSKLVPFVSLIQRMRSQLEYLSVSELLTQVIEETGYVKELEAEGTDESRARIENIDELLTKAVTYEEEHETPTLDGFLEEVALIADIDTVEDGDDRVLLMTLHSAKGLEFAYVYMAGMEDGIFPSYMTITSDDPSEIEEERRLCYVGITRAMRGLTLTSAQQRMIRGETQYNKVSRFIREIPRELVDVGHEIKERESKADQILASSSYRQMKEAFRAQVFQPQQFKVTKAERLDYTVGDTVRHVKFGTGVVESVVEGGKDFEVTVNFEKYGIKKMFAAFAKLKKIPKV; the protein is encoded by the coding sequence ATGAGCATTTATGACAGTTTAAATCCACAACAGCAGGAGGCTGTGTACTGCACAGAGGGACCGCTGCTGATTCTGGCAGGGGCAGGTTCAGGAAAGACACGTGTTTTGACACACCGCATTTCTTATCTGATAGAAGAAAAGGGTATAAATCCATGGAATATCATGGCTATTACATTTACGAATAAGGCTGCGGGAGAGATGAAAGAGCGGGTTGAGCATACGGTGACACGCGGTGCCGACAGTGTCTGGGTCAGCACTTTTCACTCCAGCTGCGTGCGGATTCTGCGCCGCTATATAGACAGGATCGGATACGGTACGAGTTTCACCATATATGACTCGGACGATTCCAAGTCTGTGATGAAAGAAGTCTGTAAAACACTGAACATCGATACAAAACTTTATAAGGAACGGATGCTGCTTTCGGCAGTATCCTCCGCTAAAAATGAGATGATATCTCCTGAAGACTACGAACGCAATATCGGCGGGGAATGGAGTAAAAAGACAATAGCGCGTGCATACAGGGAGTATCAGAATCGTCTGAAAAAGAGCAATGCTCTCGATTTTGATGATCTGCTGGTTAAGACAGTGGAGCTTTTCGAGAAGTGTCCGGAAGTTTTGGAATACTATCAGGAGCGTTTTCGTTACCTGATGGTCGATGAGTATCAGGACACCAATACAGTTCAGTTCCGCTTCGTCAGTCTGTTGGCAGGGAAGTACAGGAACCTCTGCGTGGTGGGAGATGACGATCAGTCCATATACAAATTCAGGGGGGCTGACATAGGAAATATCCTCGGATTTGAAAAGGTATTTCCGGATGCAAAGGTGATTCGGCTGGAACAGAATTACCGTTCCACCCAGAATATTCTGGATGCGGCGAATGAAGTTATCAGAAATAATATGGAGCGAAAGGAAAAAACTCTCTGGACGGACAATGAAAAAGGCTATCCCGTTCGGTTCCGGCAGTTCCTGAATGCATTTGAAGAGGCGGAATTTATAGCCGGAGATATCAGGAAGCTGGTTCGGGAGGGCGATGCGGCATATAAAGATTTTGCTATCTTATACCGGACGAACGCTCAGTCGCGGCTGTTTGAGGAAAAATTCCTGATGGCAAACATCCCATACCGTCTGGTAGGCGGAGTTAACTTTTATGCGCGTAAGGAGATTAAAGATCTGCTGGCATATTTAAAGACAATTGATAATGCGCAGGATGACCTTGCCGTGAGAAGAATTATCAATGTGCCGAAACGAGGGATTGGAGCGGCAACGCTCATGAAAGTGCAGATGTACGCGACGGAGCGGGATATGAGCTTTTATGAGGCTCTGGAGGATGAAGGGATCAGTGCAGCTGTAGGGCGCAGCGGCAGTAAACTGGTTCCGTTTGTAAGCCTGATCCAGCGAATGAGGTCCCAGCTTGAGTATCTGTCCGTCTCAGAGCTTTTGACGCAGGTGATCGAGGAGACCGGCTATGTAAAAGAACTGGAGGCAGAGGGAACGGACGAGTCCCGCGCTCGAATTGAGAATATAGACGAGCTGCTTACAAAAGCAGTGACGTATGAGGAAGAGCATGAGACGCCGACGCTGGACGGCTTTCTGGAAGAAGTTGCACTCATAGCTGACATTGATACAGTGGAGGACGGAGATGACAGAGTGCTCCTGATGACGCTTCACAGTGCCAAGGGACTGGAATTTGCATACGTTTATATGGCGGGGATGGAAGACGGTATTTTCCCAAGTTATATGACGATCACGTCGGATGACCCGTCCGAGATCGAGGAGGAGAGAAGGCTGTGTTATGTCGGCATCACGCGGGCTATGAGGGGACTGACGCTTACCAGTGCACAGCAGCGGATGATACGGGGAGAGACACAATACAATAAAGTTTCCCGCTTTATCCGGGAGATACCGAGGGAACTGGTTGATGTGGGGCATGAGATCAAAGAGCGGGAAAGTAAAGCAGATCAGATACTGGCGAGCAGCAGTTATCGTCAGATGAAAGAGGCATTCAGGGCTCAGGTATTCCAGCCGCAGCAGTTTAAAGTGACGAAGGCGGAAAGACTGGACTATACGGTCGGAGACACGGTGCGCCATGTCAAATTCGGCACCGGTGTGGTGGAATCAGTTGTTGAGGGCGGAAAAGATTTTGAAGTGACAGTAAATTTTGAAAAGTACGGTATTAAAAAAATGTTTGCTGCTTTTGCAAAGCTGAAAAAAATTCCAAAAGTTTAA
- a CDS encoding DUF1836 domain-containing protein: MTIDTNDIINSILESISRIDYIRPGDVPNIPLYMDQVTTFMDAQLAASKRYESDKILTKTMINNYTKNNLLPPPDKKKYSTEHILLLIFIYYFKSILSINDIQSLLRPITDKCFHEGDGISLTEIYNEVFSLEKSEIESMKEDVRKYYQTSAETFTDAPEEEQSFLQLFSFICLLSFDVYVKKQIIENLIDLFPSEKK; the protein is encoded by the coding sequence ATGACAATTGACACAAATGATATTATCAACAGTATCCTGGAGAGTATTTCACGCATCGATTATATCAGGCCCGGGGACGTACCGAACATCCCTTTATATATGGATCAGGTAACCACCTTTATGGATGCTCAGCTGGCCGCCTCCAAACGGTATGAGAGTGATAAAATCCTTACAAAAACGATGATCAACAATTATACCAAGAATAATCTTCTTCCGCCTCCCGACAAGAAGAAGTATTCCACGGAACACATTCTGCTGCTGATCTTTATCTATTATTTCAAGAGTATTCTGTCCATCAATGACATTCAGTCATTGCTGAGACCGATTACGGATAAATGTTTTCACGAAGGAGACGGTATCAGCCTGACAGAAATTTATAATGAAGTCTTCAGTCTTGAAAAATCAGAGATCGAATCCATGAAAGAAGATGTCCGCAAATATTATCAGACATCAGCGGAGACTTTCACAGATGCTCCGGAAGAGGAACAGAGCTTTCTTCAGCTGTTTTCATTTATCTGTCTGCTCAGTTTTGACGTCTATGTAAAGAAACAGATTATTGAGAATCTGATCGATCTTTTTCCTTCAGAAAAAAAGTAA
- a CDS encoding YerC/YecD family TrpR-related protein → MSKTIHTEAVDQLFEAILSLKSKEECYTFFEDVCTINELLSLSQRFEVAKMLQQKKTYLEISEKTGASTATISRVNRSLTYGNDGYEMVFERLNIK, encoded by the coding sequence ATGAGCAAAACGATTCATACTGAGGCTGTCGATCAGCTTTTCGAAGCAATTTTGAGTTTAAAATCCAAAGAAGAATGTTATACTTTTTTTGAAGACGTATGTACGATCAATGAGCTGTTGTCACTGTCGCAGCGTTTTGAGGTTGCAAAAATGCTGCAGCAGAAGAAAACGTATCTTGAGATTTCCGAAAAAACCGGTGCGTCCACCGCAACGATCAGCCGTGTAAACCGCTCCCTAACCTATGGGAACGACGGATATGAGATGGTCTTTGAACGTCTGAACATCAAATGA
- a CDS encoding TIGR01212 family radical SAM protein (This family includes YhcC from E. coli K-12, an uncharacterized radical SAM protein.), producing MKWLDKPYHSFHSMLEEEFHEKVYKLALNGGMSCPNRDGTLGTRGCIFCSAGGSGDFAANKDLTITQQIEEQMAVLTQKRPVRKYIAYFQAYTNTYAPVSYLKSIFTEALSHPDIAALSIGTRPDCLGPDILSLLDTLNHIKPVWVELGLQTMHESTARYIRRGYDLPCFEKAVSDLHSHGLDVIVHTILGLPGETPCDVLDTIHYLNSCSIQGIKLQLLHVLRGTDLADDYEAGLFQTLTMDEYLTLLIACLEQLSPDIVIHRLTGDGPKDLLIAPEWSSAKRTVLNELHRRMKAENTWQGRLYHT from the coding sequence ATGAAATGGCTGGATAAACCTTATCACTCTTTTCACTCCATGCTGGAAGAAGAATTCCATGAAAAGGTATACAAGCTCGCCTTAAACGGCGGCATGTCTTGCCCCAACAGAGACGGAACTCTGGGTACACGCGGATGCATTTTCTGCAGCGCCGGCGGATCCGGTGATTTTGCTGCAAACAAGGATCTTACCATTACGCAGCAGATTGAGGAACAGATGGCTGTTCTGACACAAAAACGCCCGGTCCGTAAATATATCGCTTATTTTCAGGCATACACCAACACGTATGCCCCTGTTTCGTATCTGAAATCCATTTTTACAGAAGCCCTCTCACATCCTGACATTGCTGCACTGTCCATCGGCACACGCCCTGACTGTCTGGGACCCGATATTCTCAGCCTTCTGGATACGCTGAATCATATCAAACCGGTCTGGGTCGAACTCGGCCTCCAGACCATGCACGAATCTACCGCCCGCTATATCCGAAGAGGATATGACCTGCCCTGTTTCGAGAAAGCCGTGTCTGATCTCCATTCTCACGGTCTCGATGTCATCGTACACACCATCCTGGGACTTCCCGGAGAAACGCCCTGTGATGTTCTTGATACCATTCACTATCTGAACAGCTGTTCCATACAGGGAATCAAACTTCAGCTTCTTCATGTTCTGAGAGGCACAGACCTGGCAGACGACTACGAGGCAGGACTCTTTCAGACGCTAACTATGGATGAGTATCTGACGCTTCTCATCGCATGTCTCGAACAGCTGTCCCCGGATATTGTGATCCACCGTCTGACTGGGGACGGCCCAAAGGATCTGCTGATCGCTCCCGAATGGAGCAGTGCAAAACGCACCGTGCTCAATGAACTGCACCGCCGCATGAAAGCAGAAAACACATGGCAGGGCAGACTTTATCACACATAG
- a CDS encoding DUF4364 family protein — MAEALTLYKLIILYMLRKVNFPLTNAQISDFILGQEYTSYFHLQQAISEMLEADLVTAEVIRNTSYYRMTEEGKKTITYFDNQIPDPIKEDINRYLDENSYELRNEVSVISDYYKTPEQEYTVRCQVREGASTLIELNLTVPEESNAKAICGSWSKKSQEIYAYLMKELMI, encoded by the coding sequence ATGGCAGAAGCATTGACCCTCTATAAACTGATTATTCTATATATGCTGCGGAAAGTCAATTTTCCGCTGACGAACGCACAGATTTCTGATTTTATTCTCGGTCAGGAATATACCAGCTATTTTCACCTCCAGCAGGCAATCTCCGAAATGCTGGAAGCAGATCTTGTTACGGCCGAAGTCATCCGCAACACTTCCTACTACCGCATGACCGAAGAAGGCAAAAAGACCATCACATACTTCGATAATCAGATACCGGATCCGATCAAAGAAGACATCAACCGATATTTAGATGAAAACTCATACGAACTGCGCAATGAAGTCTCCGTGATCTCCGATTACTACAAGACTCCGGAGCAGGAATACACGGTTCGCTGTCAGGTGCGTGAAGGCGCCAGTACGCTGATCGAACTGAACCTCACTGTACCCGAAGAATCCAATGCAAAAGCCATCTGTGGCAGCTGGTCAAAAAAAAGCCAGGAAATTTATGCTTATCTGATGAAAGAACTGATGATATGA
- a CDS encoding MATE family efflux transporter, translating to MEQSYMKERRVLPLLLSMSVPMVISMLVNSLYNIVDSIFVAKISENAMTALSLVFPVQNLINSIAVGFGVGISAVIAICLGAGKQRQADTAASQGMLFAVLHGVILTAAWLLGMQHFLKMFTEDGDIIREGWNYSSIVISFSVVIMAGITFEKIFQSVGKMKITMIGMICGCVVNIILDPIMIFGLGPVPALGIRGAAWATGIGQTVTLVIYVAVYAAKPLNVKLGMKSLRWDRAICMRLYAVGVPAAMNMALPSLLVSALNGILSAFSQTYVVVLGVYYKLQTFLYMPANGIVQGMRPLIGYNYGAEEKQRVKKIYRIALMLIAVIMGAGMLVCLALPDYLMGMFTENPETLEAGAQALGTISAGFLVSAVSVTSAGALEGIGKGFPSLMISLLRYVVIIIPAAFLLSRISGAAGVWHAFWIAEAATALAAYLIYRRASGQPSRHS from the coding sequence TTGGAACAGTCTTACATGAAAGAGCGGCGGGTGCTGCCGCTGCTTCTGTCGATGTCGGTCCCGATGGTGATCTCTATGCTGGTAAATTCGCTGTATAATATCGTTGACAGTATCTTTGTAGCAAAAATCAGTGAAAATGCAATGACTGCGCTGTCGCTGGTCTTTCCGGTGCAGAACCTGATCAATTCCATTGCCGTTGGATTTGGAGTTGGGATAAGTGCGGTGATCGCAATCTGCCTTGGTGCCGGGAAGCAGAGACAGGCGGATACGGCTGCATCGCAGGGAATGCTGTTTGCCGTACTGCACGGTGTTATTTTGACCGCAGCATGGCTTTTGGGAATGCAGCATTTTCTAAAGATGTTTACAGAAGACGGGGATATTATCCGGGAAGGATGGAATTATTCATCGATTGTTATCAGCTTCTCTGTAGTGATTATGGCGGGCATCACGTTCGAAAAGATTTTTCAGTCTGTGGGAAAGATGAAGATTACCATGATCGGCATGATTTGCGGGTGCGTAGTAAATATTATACTGGATCCCATTATGATATTCGGTCTGGGACCGGTTCCGGCACTCGGTATCAGAGGGGCGGCCTGGGCGACGGGGATCGGGCAGACGGTCACTCTGGTGATCTATGTGGCTGTCTACGCTGCAAAACCACTGAACGTGAAACTGGGAATGAAGAGTCTCAGATGGGATCGTGCCATCTGTATGAGGCTTTACGCGGTGGGGGTACCGGCCGCCATGAACATGGCGCTTCCGTCACTGCTGGTCTCGGCACTGAATGGAATTCTGTCGGCTTTTTCCCAGACATATGTCGTTGTGCTCGGCGTTTACTATAAACTACAGACATTTCTTTACATGCCTGCGAATGGGATCGTACAGGGTATGAGGCCCCTGATCGGCTATAATTACGGGGCAGAAGAAAAACAGCGTGTGAAAAAGATTTACAGAATTGCGCTGATGCTGATCGCAGTGATCATGGGCGCAGGGATGCTGGTATGCCTCGCTCTGCCGGATTATCTGATGGGCATGTTTACGGAAAATCCAGAGACGCTGGAAGCGGGAGCTCAGGCGCTTGGAACGATCAGTGCGGGTTTTCTGGTCTCTGCAGTATCCGTAACCTCAGCTGGAGCGCTGGAAGGTATCGGAAAGGGATTTCCTTCGCTGATGATTTCATTGCTGCGCTATGTGGTCATCATCATACCGGCGGCCTTTTTACTGAGCCGTATATCAGGCGCGGCCGGAGTATGGCATGCGTTTTGGATCGCAGAGGCCGCCACTGCACTCGCTGCGTATCTGATCTACCGCAGGGCGTCAGGACAGCCGTCTCGTCATTCCTGA
- a CDS encoding replication-associated recombination protein A, which translates to MDLFDYVKEKTLEQESPLASRMRPVTLEEVVGQEHIIGEGKMLYRAIKADKLGSVIFYGPPGTGKTTLAKVIANTTSGEFQQLNATTAGKKDMEEVVRHAKDMLGMYRRKTILFVDEIHRFNKGQQDYLLPFVEDGTLVLIGATTENPYFEVNSALLSRSIIFELKPLAKKDIMRLLEKAVADEKRGMGLYRAVLEDGAKEFLADMSGGDARTALNAIELAILTTHPSADGRIHIDLDTASECIQKRVIHYDKNGDQHYDTISAFIKSMRGSDPDAAVYYLAKMLTAGEDIKFIARRVMICASEDVGNADPQALMVAVAASQAVERVGMPEAQIILAQAVTYVASAPKSNASCLAVFAAAQSVRETKTSVPPHLQDAHYKGSAKLGRGTGYQYAHDFPNHYVKQQYLPDEIAGAVFYEPTDMGYEKNIREHLEYIRKNSI; encoded by the coding sequence ATGGATTTATTTGATTATGTAAAGGAAAAGACTCTGGAACAGGAGTCACCGCTTGCATCCAGGATGCGCCCGGTGACACTGGAAGAGGTGGTGGGGCAGGAGCATATCATCGGTGAGGGCAAAATGCTTTACCGGGCGATCAAAGCTGATAAACTTGGCTCCGTCATTTTCTACGGACCGCCGGGAACCGGAAAGACGACGCTTGCAAAGGTGATTGCAAATACGACCAGCGGTGAATTTCAGCAGCTGAATGCGACGACGGCCGGAAAAAAGGATATGGAGGAAGTCGTCAGGCATGCAAAGGACATGCTGGGGATGTACCGGAGAAAAACGATTCTGTTTGTGGACGAGATTCACAGGTTTAACAAGGGACAGCAGGACTACCTGCTCCCGTTTGTAGAGGATGGGACTCTGGTCCTGATCGGTGCTACGACAGAAAATCCCTATTTCGAGGTAAACAGCGCACTGCTGTCGCGCTCGATCATTTTTGAGCTGAAACCGCTCGCTAAGAAGGATATCATGCGGCTGCTGGAAAAAGCGGTGGCAGATGAAAAACGGGGGATGGGCTTGTATCGGGCCGTTCTGGAAGACGGCGCGAAGGAATTTCTGGCGGATATGTCCGGCGGAGACGCCAGGACAGCGCTGAACGCCATTGAACTTGCCATTTTGACGACACATCCGTCAGCTGACGGAAGGATCCACATTGATCTGGATACAGCGTCAGAGTGTATCCAGAAACGTGTGATACACTACGATAAGAACGGTGATCAGCACTATGACACGATCTCTGCGTTTATTAAGAGTATGCGGGGGTCGGATCCCGATGCAGCCGTCTATTATCTGGCTAAGATGCTGACGGCGGGGGAAGACATCAAGTTTATTGCCCGCCGCGTGATGATCTGTGCCTCGGAAGATGTGGGCAACGCAGATCCTCAGGCCCTGATGGTTGCGGTGGCAGCTTCACAGGCAGTCGAGCGCGTCGGGATGCCGGAAGCTCAGATTATCCTGGCTCAGGCAGTTACGTACGTTGCCTCGGCGCCGAAGAGTAACGCCAGCTGTCTGGCCGTATTTGCAGCTGCACAGTCTGTGAGGGAGACAAAAACTTCAGTCCCTCCGCATTTGCAGGATGCCCATTATAAAGGGTCGGCCAAGCTGGGAAGAGGAACCGGATACCAGTACGCGCACGATTTTCCAAATCATTATGTAAAGCAGCAGTACCTGCCGGATGAGATCGCGGGGGCTGTTTTTTACGAGCCGACGGACATGGGGTATGAAAAAAATATCAGGGAGCACCTGGAATATATCAGGAAAAATTCCATATAG
- a CDS encoding ASKHA domain-containing protein has protein sequence MESIIKITEFQKTIEKETVLKLMDCKEDSPIYEEVQREFSDLLQEVERRLDPKAVIGFGKVAGELESEKLKAGEDIIYILSTVGGEVSRYSSESFEEGDFLKGMLIDAMADACLFAMDHEIQAVLKEECARRKIGIVSRLEAPNDIPMIAQKTAFDALKADKTLGIAISPSYMYDPVKTSCQVMQVTADESVFRAQHNCRKCGAKNCNMRKIQPVTITVINKDKKLVVVSEEYESILSAINRQGAYFSAVCGGKGNCGKCKIRLKEGELDVTPSDRKHFTEEELAQGYRLACRAYPADDCVITMDVQDEAGFSIQVGHGDSQQEHAGTEEAGYDIAVDIGTTTLAFQLVGKTSRSPVGSFATLNRQRAFGADVISRIQASCDGKKEALRKSIQEDLMTGIRTLVEEAGIRPDQIDRIAIGGNTTMGHLLLGYSCEGLGVFPFTPVDISLIEKPFREVLEDDYCDAEVILLPGISTYVGGDIVSGLYDCEFDTNEKTALLVDLGTNGEMAIGNRDRIVSTSTAAGPAFEGGNISWGMGSVQGAICKVEIEDGRANIATIGDKPPIGLCGTGVIETISGLIEHELVDETGRLEEEYFENGYRLAQTPDGRDITFTQQDVREIQLAKSAVRAGIEVLLRRFGVTYDQVDAVYLAGGFGYHINQEKAMVLGLLPREFDGKIKAVGNSSLGGALRYLINDDSKERLELLLEHSSEIDLSTDADFNELYMEHMFFE, from the coding sequence ATGGAAAGTATCATTAAAATTACGGAATTTCAAAAGACCATCGAGAAAGAAACGGTACTGAAGCTTATGGACTGTAAAGAGGACAGCCCCATTTATGAAGAGGTACAAAGAGAGTTTTCTGATCTGCTGCAGGAGGTAGAGCGCAGGCTCGATCCAAAGGCAGTGATCGGATTCGGCAAAGTGGCCGGTGAACTGGAAAGTGAAAAGCTGAAAGCGGGTGAGGATATCATCTACATCCTCTCAACCGTGGGCGGGGAAGTCAGCAGATACAGCTCTGAATCCTTTGAAGAAGGAGATTTTTTGAAAGGGATGCTCATAGACGCTATGGCAGACGCATGTCTGTTTGCCATGGATCATGAGATTCAGGCAGTCCTGAAGGAGGAATGCGCCAGAAGAAAAATCGGAATCGTGAGCCGTCTTGAGGCACCGAACGATATTCCGATGATTGCACAGAAGACTGCATTCGATGCGCTGAAGGCTGATAAAACGCTTGGGATTGCGATCAGTCCATCGTATATGTATGATCCGGTAAAGACGTCCTGTCAGGTAATGCAGGTGACGGCCGATGAATCTGTGTTCCGGGCACAGCATAACTGCAGAAAGTGTGGTGCTAAAAACTGCAATATGAGAAAAATACAGCCGGTGACGATCACAGTCATCAATAAGGATAAGAAACTTGTTGTTGTGTCTGAAGAGTATGAAAGTATTCTGTCGGCGATTAACAGGCAGGGGGCGTACTTCAGTGCAGTCTGCGGGGGAAAAGGAAACTGCGGAAAATGCAAGATACGTCTGAAGGAGGGTGAGCTGGACGTCACACCTTCGGACCGGAAGCACTTTACGGAGGAAGAACTGGCACAGGGATACCGTCTTGCCTGCAGGGCATACCCGGCGGATGACTGTGTGATCACCATGGATGTGCAGGACGAGGCGGGATTTTCCATTCAGGTCGGTCACGGAGACAGCCAGCAGGAGCATGCCGGGACCGAAGAGGCAGGTTATGATATCGCTGTGGATATTGGTACGACCACACTGGCATTTCAGCTTGTTGGAAAGACGAGCAGGAGTCCGGTCGGTTCCTTTGCGACGCTGAACAGACAGCGGGCATTCGGAGCGGATGTTATCTCCAGGATACAGGCATCCTGTGACGGGAAAAAGGAAGCGCTTCGTAAGAGTATTCAGGAGGATCTCATGACCGGGATACGGACGCTTGTGGAAGAGGCGGGCATCCGGCCGGATCAGATTGACCGGATTGCGATCGGCGGAAATACGACGATGGGACACCTGTTGTTGGGATACTCCTGCGAAGGGCTGGGTGTATTTCCGTTTACACCGGTAGATATCAGCCTGATAGAAAAGCCGTTTCGCGAGGTGCTGGAAGATGATTACTGTGACGCGGAAGTGATTCTGCTCCCGGGAATATCCACCTACGTGGGAGGTGATATCGTCTCCGGTCTTTACGACTGTGAATTTGATACCAATGAGAAGACAGCGCTGCTGGTGGATCTTGGCACGAACGGCGAGATGGCAATCGGAAACCGTGATCGTATCGTATCGACTTCCACTGCTGCGGGACCGGCATTTGAAGGCGGCAATATCTCCTGGGGTATGGGAAGTGTTCAGGGTGCGATCTGCAAAGTGGAGATCGAAGACGGCAGGGCGAATATCGCTACGATCGGTGATAAACCGCCGATTGGTCTGTGCGGAACCGGAGTCATTGAGACTATTTCCGGGCTGATTGAACATGAGCTGGTAGACGAGACGGGTCGGCTGGAAGAGGAATACTTTGAAAACGGTTATCGGCTGGCACAGACGCCGGACGGCAGAGACATCACGTTTACACAGCAGGATGTGCGGGAAATTCAGCTCGCCAAATCAGCAGTCCGTGCGGGTATCGAGGTGCTGCTGAGGAGATTTGGCGTTACATATGATCAGGTGGATGCCGTATATCTGGCAGGCGGATTCGGGTATCACATAAACCAGGAGAAGGCAATGGTCCTGGGGCTGCTTCCGAGAGAATTTGACGGCAAGATAAAAGCCGTCGGCAACAGTTCACTCGGCGGTGCACTTCGCTACCTCATCAACGATGATTCGAAAGAAAGACTGGAACTGCTTCTGGAACATTCATCGGAAATTGACCTGTCTACGGATGCGGACTTTAATGAGCTCTACATGGAGCATATGTTTTTTGAATAG